Proteins from a single region of Pseudodesulfovibrio portus:
- a CDS encoding ABC transporter substrate-binding protein encodes MKKILVTVAAILLLATTAFAKSYTISVTQIVEHPALDAMRNGVADRLKEKGLDVTYNVHIAQGNMATNTQIISQIMGEQPDLVLAIATPGAQAAAQKIKDRPIVFTGVTDPVSAGLVKDLSNTNGTNITGMSDFSPMDKHVALIKEIVPNVKTIGIIYNSGEPNSVPNLKALKEEAAKVGISVEEATIANSSGVYQAAKSLVGRCDVIYVGTDNTVVSAIESAVKVCTDNKLPLIVGDVDSVARGAIAAVAVDYYKMGLQTGDMIARILVDGSDAGSMPVEFLNDLNLHVNKKAATAMGVTLPAATIERAAKVIE; translated from the coding sequence ATGAAAAAAATCCTTGTGACCGTGGCCGCAATATTACTGCTTGCCACCACAGCCTTTGCCAAAAGCTACACCATTTCCGTGACCCAGATCGTCGAACACCCGGCTCTGGACGCCATGCGCAACGGCGTGGCCGACAGGCTCAAGGAAAAAGGGCTGGACGTGACCTACAACGTCCACATCGCCCAGGGCAACATGGCCACCAACACCCAGATCATCAGCCAGATCATGGGCGAGCAGCCCGACCTGGTTCTGGCCATCGCCACTCCCGGCGCGCAGGCCGCCGCCCAGAAGATCAAGGATCGACCCATCGTTTTCACCGGCGTCACCGATCCCGTCTCCGCCGGTCTGGTCAAGGATCTTTCGAACACGAACGGCACCAACATCACCGGCATGTCCGACTTCAGCCCCATGGACAAGCATGTGGCCCTGATCAAGGAGATCGTGCCGAACGTGAAGACCATCGGCATCATCTACAACTCCGGCGAGCCCAACTCCGTGCCCAACCTCAAGGCCCTGAAGGAAGAAGCCGCCAAGGTCGGCATCAGCGTCGAGGAAGCGACCATCGCCAACTCCAGCGGCGTGTACCAGGCGGCCAAATCCCTGGTGGGCCGTTGCGACGTAATCTATGTCGGCACCGACAACACCGTGGTTTCGGCCATTGAGTCCGCGGTCAAGGTCTGCACCGACAACAAGCTGCCGCTGATCGTCGGCGATGTGGACTCCGTTGCCCGCGGCGCCATCGCCGCCGTGGCCGTGGACTACTACAAGATGGGCCTGCAGACCGGCGACATGATCGCCCGCATCCTGGTGGACGGCTCCGACGCTGGGTCCATGCCCGTCGAGTTCCTCAATGACCTCAACCTGCACGTGAACAAAAAGGCCGCAACGGCCATGGGCGTGACCCTGCCCGCAGCCACCATCGAGCGTGCCGCCAAGGTCATCGAGTAA
- a CDS encoding aspartate aminotransferase family protein: MSNKFDQIKERESALLCNTYGRYPLAVSRAKGCRLYDLEDNEYLDFLSGIAVCSLGHSRDDLADVMAEQARKLVHVSNLFYQEPQLDLAEKLLSTCAAGKVFFCNSGAEANEGAIKLARRYMRTVRNEDRFEVITLEKSFHGRTLSTLTATGQEGPIKDGFAPLPEGFVTVPFGNVNALRGAINAHTAAIMIEMVQGEGGVRPLPTDYVDDIVALCKENNILLIVDEVQTGLCRTGRFWAHQHYGITPDIFTSAKALANGLPMGAVLCTDEAAKGFAPGSHATTFGGGAVVSAVAARVVDIMLEQGMAERALEMGGFAKEEAEKLMAKHPGKIAGTRGLGLLFGVELSCDGPAVWKGLLEKRVVCNLTQGTILRLVPPLTVEKEDIATFMEVLDTVLDEV; this comes from the coding sequence ATGAGCAATAAATTCGATCAGATAAAAGAACGGGAATCCGCCCTTCTCTGCAACACCTACGGACGGTATCCCCTGGCCGTATCCAGGGCCAAGGGGTGCAGGCTCTACGACCTGGAAGACAACGAATATCTCGACTTCCTGTCCGGCATCGCCGTGTGCAGCCTGGGCCACAGCCGGGACGACCTGGCCGACGTCATGGCCGAGCAGGCGCGCAAGCTGGTGCACGTCTCCAACCTCTTCTACCAGGAACCGCAGCTCGACCTGGCTGAAAAGCTGCTTTCCACCTGCGCGGCCGGCAAAGTCTTTTTTTGCAATTCGGGAGCCGAGGCAAACGAAGGGGCCATCAAGCTCGCCCGCCGGTACATGCGCACCGTTCGCAACGAGGACAGATTTGAAGTCATAACTCTGGAAAAATCCTTTCATGGCCGGACGTTGTCCACCCTGACCGCCACCGGCCAGGAAGGCCCCATCAAGGACGGTTTCGCTCCCCTGCCCGAGGGGTTCGTCACCGTGCCCTTCGGCAACGTCAACGCCCTGCGGGGGGCCATCAACGCCCACACCGCAGCCATCATGATCGAGATGGTCCAAGGCGAAGGCGGCGTTCGTCCCCTGCCTACGGACTATGTCGACGACATCGTGGCATTGTGCAAGGAAAACAACATCCTGCTCATCGTGGACGAGGTCCAGACCGGGTTGTGCCGCACCGGTCGTTTCTGGGCACACCAACACTACGGCATCACCCCGGACATCTTCACTTCGGCCAAGGCTCTGGCCAACGGGCTGCCCATGGGCGCGGTCCTGTGCACGGACGAGGCGGCCAAGGGGTTCGCCCCCGGTTCTCATGCCACCACTTTCGGCGGCGGAGCCGTGGTCTCTGCCGTGGCCGCCAGGGTCGTCGACATCATGCTTGAACAGGGCATGGCCGAACGCGCCCTGGAGATGGGCGGTTTCGCCAAAGAAGAAGCCGAGAAACTGATGGCCAAGCATCCCGGCAAGATAGCGGGCACACGAGGCCTCGGACTGCTGTTCGGTGTCGAGCTGTCCTGTGACGGCCCGGCCGTCTGGAAGGGGCTCCTGGAAAAACGGGTCGTATGCAACCTGACCCAGGGCACGATCCTGCGCCTTGTGCCCCCCCTGACCGTCGAAAAAGAAGACATCGCCACCTTCATGGAAGTGCTCGACACCGTCCTGGACGAGGTCTAA
- a CDS encoding divergent polysaccharide deacetylase family protein, with translation MDDRSSDQKKKRTGLDTLFERLYRPGPLIAIFVVAFVALASLGVSLLLEDTPPPAVIQAEPTAEPDPVPAKEYEETTSEMEDFVKQADLAIIETLRDLALPMADLDLVDVELRRHDDRDYHYQVLQFPKVDDRNHFLVTLRKRLFQRLPDAVLLDNGDNEAMVRINDLPTHRLLLESKPRIMARPEAKGPKLAIVIDDVGENQHLLKGLVALDLPLTFAVWPNASFTREAVELISHKRRDILVHFPMEPKGYPKVNPGDDALFVNMNDAELVDRINANLKQIPEAIGVNNHMGSLFTAFEPGMTLALGEFKRHGLFFLDSMTSGSSVGKKVAKATAIPFYKRDTFLDNVKDVSAIVHQLNKAERVARRSGTAIAIGHPYKETLAALRSWQETRDRSVTVIPLSQLSPERY, from the coding sequence ATGGACGATCGTTCTTCCGACCAAAAGAAGAAAAGGACCGGGCTCGATACTCTTTTTGAGAGGTTGTATCGGCCCGGTCCTCTCATTGCGATCTTTGTCGTGGCCTTTGTCGCCCTGGCATCTCTCGGTGTTTCCCTGCTCCTCGAGGACACGCCGCCGCCCGCAGTCATCCAGGCGGAACCGACTGCTGAGCCCGACCCCGTTCCTGCCAAGGAATACGAAGAGACCACCTCCGAAATGGAGGACTTCGTCAAACAGGCGGACCTGGCCATCATCGAAACCCTTCGCGACCTTGCCCTGCCCATGGCCGATCTCGACCTGGTGGATGTGGAGCTGCGCCGTCATGATGACCGCGACTACCACTATCAGGTCCTGCAGTTTCCCAAGGTGGACGATCGAAACCACTTTCTCGTCACACTCAGGAAGCGCCTCTTCCAGCGGTTGCCCGACGCCGTCCTCCTCGACAACGGGGACAACGAGGCCATGGTCAGGATCAACGATCTGCCCACCCACCGCCTCCTGCTGGAATCCAAGCCTCGCATCATGGCCCGGCCCGAGGCCAAGGGCCCCAAACTGGCCATCGTCATCGACGACGTAGGTGAAAACCAACACCTGCTCAAGGGGTTGGTGGCCCTTGACCTGCCGTTGACTTTCGCGGTCTGGCCCAACGCCAGTTTCACCCGTGAGGCCGTGGAGTTGATCAGCCATAAACGGCGCGATATTCTTGTCCATTTTCCCATGGAGCCAAAAGGCTATCCAAAGGTCAATCCAGGTGACGACGCCCTGTTCGTCAACATGAACGACGCCGAACTTGTGGACCGAATCAACGCCAATCTGAAACAGATCCCCGAAGCCATCGGCGTCAACAATCACATGGGGTCCCTGTTCACGGCCTTTGAACCCGGCATGACCCTGGCTCTCGGTGAATTCAAACGCCACGGACTTTTTTTCCTGGATTCCATGACTTCCGGCAGCAGCGTGGGCAAAAAAGTCGCCAAAGCGACGGCCATCCCCTTCTACAAGCGGGACACTTTCCTTGATAATGTCAAGGACGTGAGTGCAATAGTACACCAGCTCAACAAGGCGGAGAGAGTCGCCAGACGCTCCGGGACCGCCATCGCCATAGGTCATCCATACAAAGAGACCCTGGCTGCGTTGCGTTCCTGGCAGGAGACCAGAGACCGGTCCGTCACCGTCATTCCACTTTCCCAGCTTTCTCCGGAACGCTACTAA
- the dut gene encoding dUTP diphosphatase, whose translation MNTIQVKMKFMHPVWEENELAYATDHSAGLDLRACIDDEFVEIGPGEKYPFPAGVAIEVLEPSIAGYIFSRSGLGTKDGLTVSQGVGVIDPDYRGEIKVSLLNTSDKVRRIKRGQRIAQLVFMPIFQADILKVEELGDTDRGAGGFGSTGKH comes from the coding sequence ATGAACACGATCCAAGTGAAGATGAAATTCATGCACCCGGTCTGGGAGGAAAACGAACTGGCCTACGCCACCGATCATTCCGCCGGCCTGGACTTGCGCGCCTGCATCGACGATGAATTCGTCGAGATCGGCCCCGGCGAGAAGTATCCCTTTCCTGCGGGCGTCGCCATCGAGGTCCTGGAGCCGTCCATTGCGGGCTATATCTTTTCCCGCAGCGGCCTGGGCACCAAGGACGGATTGACCGTCAGCCAGGGCGTGGGCGTCATCGATCCCGATTATCGCGGCGAAATCAAGGTGTCCCTGCTCAACACCTCGGACAAGGTGCGACGAATCAAGCGCGGCCAGCGCATCGCCCAACTCGTCTTCATGCCCATTTTCCAGGCCGATATCCTCAAGGTGGAGGAACTCGGCGACACCGACCGGGGAGCCGGAGGCTTCGGTTCAACCGGAAAACATTAA
- a CDS encoding S41 family peptidase: MRVSLWIVTFLLLFTLTVAPVPSMAGREDHFEALKRFSQILDMVEGHYVEPVSKKELIDNSIKGMLEELDPHSTYLSPEDFKEMQTETEGRFSGIGIEISQDQGRILVVSPIEDTPAYKAGLLAGDLILEIDGESTQEMTLMDAVKRIRGEKGTTVNLLILHKDSNKPEEVAIVRGTIPVVNVKTQSLEDGYLYLRLTKFQESSTRNLRDSIAEYQKEHKLKGIVFDLRNNPGGLLGQAVSVADTFIEKGTIVYIQGKDESSRKDFFATKNDNEVTVPMVTLINAGSASASEIVAGALQDHNRSLLVGERSFGKGSVQTIIPLSDGSGIKLTTALYYTPSGRSIQAQGIEPDLRIPFVAADKDDDASMRKRFTVREKDLSGHLENGQKAKKDKKDKDAEKAKEMLSRDNQVRMALELVKSLPRLREIK, translated from the coding sequence ATGCGTGTATCGCTTTGGATAGTTACCTTTCTTCTGCTTTTTACCCTGACCGTCGCCCCCGTTCCCTCCATGGCCGGGCGCGAGGACCACTTCGAGGCGCTCAAGCGTTTTTCGCAGATTCTGGACATGGTCGAAGGGCATTACGTGGAGCCTGTTTCCAAGAAGGAACTCATCGACAATTCCATCAAGGGAATGCTCGAAGAACTCGATCCCCACTCCACCTATCTCTCTCCCGAGGACTTCAAGGAGATGCAGACCGAGACCGAAGGCCGTTTCAGCGGTATCGGCATTGAAATATCCCAGGACCAGGGACGCATCCTGGTCGTGTCCCCCATCGAGGACACCCCCGCCTACAAGGCCGGTCTGCTGGCCGGTGACCTGATTCTGGAAATCGACGGCGAATCCACCCAGGAAATGACGCTCATGGACGCCGTGAAACGCATCCGCGGCGAGAAAGGCACCACGGTCAACCTGTTGATCCTGCACAAGGACTCCAACAAGCCCGAGGAAGTGGCCATCGTTCGAGGCACCATCCCCGTCGTCAACGTCAAGACCCAGTCCCTGGAGGACGGTTACCTCTACCTGCGGCTGACCAAATTCCAGGAATCCTCCACCCGCAATCTTCGCGACTCCATCGCCGAGTATCAGAAGGAACACAAGCTCAAGGGCATCGTCTTCGACCTGCGCAACAACCCCGGCGGACTGCTCGGCCAGGCCGTGTCCGTGGCCGATACCTTCATCGAGAAGGGAACCATCGTCTACATTCAGGGCAAGGACGAATCCAGCCGAAAGGATTTCTTCGCCACCAAGAACGACAATGAGGTCACCGTGCCCATGGTTACCCTGATCAATGCCGGGTCCGCTTCGGCCTCGGAAATCGTAGCCGGTGCCCTGCAGGATCACAACCGCTCCCTGCTCGTGGGCGAGCGTTCCTTCGGCAAGGGCTCGGTCCAGACCATCATTCCGCTGTCCGACGGCTCGGGCATCAAGCTGACCACCGCCCTCTACTACACCCCCAGCGGCCGCTCCATCCAGGCCCAGGGGATCGAACCCGACCTGCGGATTCCCTTTGTCGCCGCCGACAAGGACGACGACGCTTCCATGCGCAAACGCTTCACGGTTCGTGAAAAGGATTTGAGCGGCCATCTGGAAAACGGTCAGAAAGCCAAGAAGGACAAGAAGGACAAGGACGCCGAGAAAGCCAAGGAAATGCTCTCCCGCGACAACCAGGTCCGCATGGCCCTCGAACTGGTCAAGAGTCTGCCGAGGCTCCGGGAAATCAAGTAA
- the fliM gene encoding flagellar motor switch protein FliM, translating to MSKILEQDEVDALLRGLSGGDVETETEIPEDDTGVVSFDLANQDRIIRGRMPVLEIVNDRFSRLCTNALANTMRKRVDINPISIDMSKFGDFMRSLPVPTSISIFKMDPLRGNALLVVDSRLVFALVENFFGGAGSQPKVEGRDFTPIEQAIVERVVKIALANMEESWKPVHEVHVEMVRTEVNPQFAAIVPPSDVVIVVTFEVELENAIGSLICCLPYATMEPIRSKLHASFQSERLEVDHVWINRFKERLMETPVEMVVRLGKTAISGRQLLYLQEGDIILLDTDEDELLEAEVEGVRKFQGLPGRVKGNKSFKVIKEEEIRY from the coding sequence ATGAGCAAAATCCTCGAACAAGATGAAGTTGATGCCCTGCTCCGCGGGCTTTCCGGAGGGGACGTCGAGACGGAGACCGAGATACCGGAGGACGATACCGGGGTGGTCTCGTTTGACCTGGCCAATCAGGACAGGATCATTCGTGGCCGCATGCCCGTTCTCGAAATCGTCAACGACCGGTTCTCACGGTTGTGCACCAATGCGCTGGCCAACACCATGCGCAAGCGGGTGGACATCAACCCCATCTCCATCGACATGTCCAAGTTCGGCGACTTCATGCGTTCCCTGCCCGTGCCCACATCCATCTCGATCTTCAAGATGGACCCCCTGCGCGGCAACGCCCTGCTGGTCGTCGACTCCCGACTGGTCTTCGCCCTGGTCGAAAATTTCTTCGGCGGCGCCGGCTCCCAGCCCAAGGTCGAGGGTCGCGACTTCACGCCCATCGAGCAGGCCATCGTCGAGCGCGTGGTCAAGATCGCCCTGGCCAACATGGAGGAATCCTGGAAGCCGGTGCACGAGGTCCACGTGGAGATGGTGCGCACCGAGGTCAACCCCCAGTTTGCGGCCATCGTGCCCCCGTCCGACGTGGTCATCGTGGTCACGTTCGAAGTGGAACTGGAAAATGCCATCGGTTCGCTCATCTGCTGCCTGCCCTACGCCACCATGGAACCCATCCGCTCCAAGCTGCACGCCTCCTTCCAGTCCGAGCGTCTGGAAGTGGACCATGTCTGGATCAATCGTTTCAAGGAACGGCTCATGGAGACCCCCGTGGAGATGGTAGTGCGGCTGGGCAAGACCGCCATCAGCGGACGCCAGCTCCTCTACCTCCAGGAAGGCGACATCATCCTGCTGGACACGGACGAGGACGAACTACTCGAAGCCGAAGTGGAAGGCGTGCGCAAGTTCCAGGGGCTGCCGGGCCGGGTCAAAGGCAACAAGTCCTTCAAGGTGATCAAGGAAGAGGAAATCCGCTACTGA
- a CDS encoding murein hydrolase activator EnvC family protein, producing the protein MLRHLLPITLIICLLAGTAMSQDQSEVLSETLQQEHQRADENEAKVRELTRKAGQISTQLTDIEHDVALLQRKIRKQEAALNEIKEHEKKARQDHFALEEEKQRITLELSGLMKTLWPVHLQNVRSRFEGVDSWDMFDRRFNWLAGIYDATSRKLTEAKANSEEIAANLEHQRTLAIEAEQQLAQVNKSKDRLLNNKYALRKNLKQIRKKRQDAESELTDILAAIEDLKYQLQSQKTKRFSLYKRTLPWPVQGRLVSGFNPKATPPVRGLIISAAEGAQVQSVFWGKIVHNDTLRGFGHVVIVYHGYDYYSLYAYLSDTFVRNGQEVEKDEPLGVAGYCPKADGPGLYFELRFHQKPINPKTWLTASK; encoded by the coding sequence ATGCTTCGCCACCTTCTGCCCATAACACTGATTATCTGCCTGCTGGCAGGTACTGCCATGTCCCAGGACCAAAGCGAGGTCCTGAGCGAGACGTTGCAGCAGGAGCACCAACGGGCCGACGAGAATGAAGCCAAGGTCCGTGAACTGACCCGCAAGGCGGGTCAGATATCCACCCAATTGACGGACATTGAACACGACGTGGCGTTGTTGCAGCGCAAGATTCGCAAACAGGAAGCCGCCCTCAACGAAATCAAGGAACACGAGAAAAAGGCCCGGCAGGATCATTTCGCCCTGGAAGAGGAAAAACAGCGCATCACATTGGAACTCTCCGGCCTCATGAAGACATTGTGGCCCGTGCATCTGCAAAACGTCCGGTCGAGGTTCGAAGGCGTTGACAGCTGGGACATGTTCGACCGCCGCTTCAACTGGCTGGCCGGAATCTACGACGCCACCAGCCGAAAGCTGACCGAGGCAAAGGCGAACTCCGAGGAGATCGCCGCCAACCTGGAACATCAGCGCACCCTGGCCATCGAGGCCGAGCAGCAATTGGCCCAGGTCAACAAAAGCAAGGACCGGCTGCTGAACAACAAGTATGCCCTGCGAAAGAATCTCAAGCAGATCAGAAAAAAACGGCAGGATGCGGAAAGCGAACTGACCGACATCCTGGCCGCCATCGAGGACCTCAAATACCAGCTGCAGTCACAGAAGACCAAACGCTTCTCGCTGTACAAGCGAACCCTGCCCTGGCCCGTACAGGGACGCCTCGTGTCCGGCTTCAATCCCAAGGCCACCCCGCCCGTGCGCGGGCTGATCATCAGCGCCGCCGAAGGGGCCCAGGTCCAGTCGGTCTTCTGGGGCAAGATTGTGCACAACGACACATTGCGCGGGTTCGGTCATGTGGTCATCGTCTACCACGGGTATGATTACTATAGTCTTTACGCCTATTTGTCCGACACCTTTGTGCGCAATGGTCAGGAAGTCGAAAAAGACGAACCCCTGGGGGTGGCCGGCTATTGCCCCAAGGCGGACGGTCCGGGGCTGTATTTTGAATTGCGTTTTCACCAAAAACCAATTAACCCAAAAACTTGGCTAACAGCTTCCAAATGA
- a CDS encoding ABC transporter ATP-binding protein: MISVTNMIKAFNKGDVNEVTALNGVDLEVNDGDFITIIGSNGAGKSTFLNALAGMFFIDAGKIVLDGTDITRWPEHKRAGLIGRVFQDPLLGTCAGATIEQNLAVARKRGLSRGLSRGVKARDREFFRQKLSVLGLGLEDRLKTHTGLLSGGQRQALTMLMATLVRPKLLLLDEHTAALDPKTGAMVLDLTDEIVGSENLTTLMVTHNMNQAIAMGNRLIMFHRGRIVLDISGDEKKNLKVEDLLQRFADLRGGEGVSDRMLLA, from the coding sequence ATGATTTCCGTTACCAACATGATCAAAGCCTTCAACAAGGGCGACGTCAATGAAGTGACCGCCCTGAACGGCGTGGATCTGGAAGTCAACGACGGCGACTTCATCACCATCATCGGCTCCAACGGCGCAGGTAAATCGACTTTTCTCAACGCCCTGGCCGGAATGTTCTTCATCGACGCCGGGAAAATCGTTCTGGACGGCACGGATATCACGCGCTGGCCCGAACACAAGCGCGCCGGGCTCATCGGTCGGGTCTTCCAGGACCCGCTGCTGGGCACCTGTGCCGGAGCAACCATCGAGCAGAACCTGGCCGTGGCCAGGAAACGCGGGCTGTCGCGTGGCCTGTCCAGAGGCGTCAAAGCCCGTGACAGGGAGTTCTTCCGCCAGAAGCTGTCCGTGCTCGGCCTGGGCCTGGAAGATCGGCTCAAGACGCATACCGGGCTTCTCTCCGGAGGTCAGCGTCAGGCTTTGACCATGCTCATGGCCACCCTGGTCCGGCCCAAGCTGCTGCTCCTGGACGAACACACCGCCGCCCTGGACCCGAAGACCGGAGCCATGGTCCTGGACCTGACCGACGAGATCGTGGGGTCCGAGAACCTGACCACGCTCATGGTCACCCACAACATGAACCAGGCCATTGCCATGGGCAACCGGCTGATCATGTTCCACCGGGGTCGCATCGTCCTCGACATCAGCGGCGACGAAAAAAAGAATCTCAAGGTCGAAGACCTGCTCCAGCGCTTCGCGGACCTGCGCGGCGGCGAGGGCGTCTCAGACCGCATGTTGTTGGCATAG
- a CDS encoding endonuclease III domain-containing protein has product MSQSDTILAMYEAMHSSLGPSHWWPGETPFEIAVGAILTQNTNWQNVKKAIANLKAHDLLDARAMHDLPLTELAELIRPAGYYNVKARRIANFLNFLKEEADYDLKSLKSEPLYELRPKVLGVNGLGPETADSILLYALDFPTFVVDAYTARLMDRHGLSYEGIDYYELQAIFMDALPEDVALYNEYHALIVRVGKDWCKKKAGLCDTCPLKPFLE; this is encoded by the coding sequence ATGTCGCAATCCGATACAATCCTGGCCATGTATGAGGCCATGCATTCGTCCCTGGGGCCCAGTCACTGGTGGCCGGGCGAAACGCCCTTTGAGATCGCCGTCGGGGCAATCCTGACCCAGAACACCAACTGGCAGAACGTGAAAAAGGCCATTGCCAACCTCAAGGCGCACGATCTCCTCGATGCGCGGGCCATGCACGACCTGCCCCTTACGGAGTTGGCCGAACTGATACGACCGGCCGGGTACTACAACGTCAAGGCGCGCCGGATCGCCAATTTCCTGAATTTTCTCAAGGAGGAAGCCGATTACGACCTGAAATCCCTCAAGTCGGAACCGCTCTACGAACTTCGGCCCAAGGTTCTTGGCGTCAACGGCCTTGGCCCGGAGACGGCCGATTCCATCCTTTTGTACGCCCTCGATTTCCCGACTTTCGTGGTCGATGCCTACACCGCACGCCTCATGGATCGACACGGGCTGTCATATGAGGGCATAGACTACTATGAATTACAGGCCATTTTCATGGACGCATTGCCGGAAGATGTGGCACTGTACAATGAATACCACGCCCTGATCGTCCGTGTCGGAAAAGACTGGTGCAAAAAAAAAGCGGGACTGTGCGACACATGTCCCCTGAAACCTTTTCTCGAGTAA
- a CDS encoding 50S ribosomal protein L11 methyltransferase, with translation MKSTLLKIEFTITEDLADEVGGFLTAKVAHGWEETPLEDGLKITLYLEDHALGRSIAKEFQARFQNAGVTCVEEEPEDWAMAWKDFFNPVTCGERFTIFPPWLNGNEDNGTTHIVIEPKMAFGTGHHPTTSLCLATIGSLAGSEAIKPGNTFLDLGTGSGILGIGLAKLGLKGVGLDNDPLAIPCAVENAGINGVAGSLELAVGTIDSLGEDVLFDVIVANILSGPLIEMASDLLAHIAEGGSLVLSGILADKQSDAVAAAYAKRGIGEPQRFIEGEWVCLVWERIGA, from the coding sequence ATGAAATCCACCCTGCTCAAGATCGAATTCACCATAACCGAGGACCTGGCCGATGAGGTCGGGGGATTCCTCACGGCCAAGGTCGCCCACGGGTGGGAAGAGACGCCCCTCGAAGACGGACTCAAAATCACTCTCTACCTTGAAGACCACGCCCTTGGACGGTCCATCGCCAAGGAGTTCCAGGCCCGCTTCCAGAATGCGGGCGTGACCTGCGTCGAAGAGGAACCCGAGGATTGGGCCATGGCCTGGAAGGACTTCTTCAATCCCGTCACCTGCGGCGAGAGGTTCACGATTTTCCCGCCGTGGCTCAATGGGAACGAGGACAACGGGACCACCCACATCGTCATCGAGCCCAAGATGGCTTTCGGCACCGGGCATCATCCCACCACCTCGCTGTGCCTGGCGACCATCGGCTCCCTGGCCGGAAGCGAGGCAATCAAGCCGGGCAACACCTTTCTCGATCTCGGCACCGGGTCCGGCATCCTCGGCATCGGGCTGGCCAAGCTCGGCCTCAAGGGCGTGGGCCTGGACAATGATCCTCTGGCCATCCCCTGTGCCGTGGAAAACGCCGGGATCAACGGCGTGGCGGGTTCCCTCGAACTGGCCGTGGGCACCATCGACAGCCTGGGCGAAGACGTCCTGTTCGATGTCATCGTGGCCAACATCCTTTCCGGCCCGCTCATCGAGATGGCCTCCGACCTGCTGGCGCACATCGCGGAAGGCGGCTCCCTGGTCCTGTCCGGCATACTGGCGGACAAGCAGTCGGACGCCGTGGCCGCCGCCTACGCAAAACGGGGCATCGGCGAGCCGCAGCGGTTCATTGAAGGCGAATGGGTCTGCCTTGTCTGGGAGCGAATCGGAGCCTAG
- a CDS encoding ABC transporter permease, which translates to MTLYAFFGALEQGFAYGLMVIGVYLTFRILDFPDLTVDGSLPLGASVSAVAITSGYSPLISIFMATGAGFLAGVTTGILNTKFKILHLLASILTMIALYSINLRIMGRPNMSLLGQETVVDRFREMTGLLPQHSTPVLFAIVCLVIVAVLIWFMHTEQGLAFLATGDNMQMITSQGVNTDTVIIFGVGLSNALVAASGALVAQNQGAADVNMGVGTIIAGLASVIIGETVFGDKTISRALIAALLGSVLYRIAIALALGMKLGSFSITPSDLNLITALLVVVALVMPKMKRKFLAARGAK; encoded by the coding sequence ATGACTCTTTATGCATTTTTCGGAGCATTGGAACAGGGCTTCGCCTACGGCCTCATGGTCATCGGCGTGTACCTGACCTTCCGGATACTGGATTTCCCGGACCTGACCGTGGACGGCAGTCTGCCGCTGGGGGCGTCCGTGTCCGCCGTGGCTATCACCTCCGGATATTCCCCGCTGATCTCCATCTTCATGGCCACCGGGGCGGGATTCCTGGCGGGCGTGACCACCGGCATCCTGAACACGAAATTCAAGATTCTCCACCTGCTGGCGTCCATCCTGACCATGATCGCCCTCTACTCCATCAACCTGCGCATCATGGGACGGCCCAACATGTCCCTGCTCGGTCAGGAAACCGTGGTCGACCGGTTTCGCGAAATGACCGGCCTGCTGCCGCAGCACTCGACCCCGGTACTGTTCGCCATCGTCTGCCTAGTGATAGTGGCCGTCCTCATCTGGTTCATGCATACGGAACAGGGACTGGCCTTCCTCGCAACGGGCGACAACATGCAGATGATCACCAGCCAGGGCGTGAACACCGACACGGTCATCATCTTCGGCGTGGGCCTGTCCAACGCATTGGTGGCCGCATCCGGCGCACTGGTCGCCCAGAATCAGGGAGCCGCCGACGTCAACATGGGCGTGGGCACCATCATCGCCGGTCTGGCCTCGGTCATCATCGGCGAGACCGTGTTCGGCGACAAGACCATTTCCCGCGCGCTCATCGCGGCCCTGCTCGGCTCGGTTCTCTACCGCATCGCCATCGCCCTGGCGCTCGGCATGAAGCTCGGCTCGTTCTCCATCACCCCGAGCGACCTGAACCTGATCACTGCCCTCCTGGTGGTCGTGGCCCTGGTCATGCCCAAAATGAAACGCAAGTTCCTCGCCGCAAGGGGGGCCAAATGA